The following are encoded together in the Vigna angularis cultivar LongXiaoDou No.4 chromosome 9, ASM1680809v1, whole genome shotgun sequence genome:
- the LOC108347344 gene encoding uncharacterized protein LOC108347344 isoform X1 has protein sequence MKLVWSPETALKAYIDTVKSCEKFKESGVPELLSAMAAGFNTKFIVESWCYGGPIAASVGLAVAARNTGARHVCIVPDEKSRVRYIEALAEMGVSPPPEVVAGEAEEAVSRLAGLDFLLVDCKRREFARVLRVAKVSPKGAVLACKNAWQRNSRGGFRWSVVLQRGVRVVRSVFLPVGKGLDIAYIGGSRSGAPPPPPPQKTASNGGPCRWIKHIDQQSGEEHLFRE, from the exons ATGAAGCTTGTTTGGTCCCCAGAAACAGCCTTAAAAGCTTACATAGACACCGTTAAATCA TGTGAGAAATTCAAGGAATCTGGGGTACCGGAGTTGCTCTCAGCCATGGCTGCAGGATTTAACACAAAGTTCATAGTGGAATCATGGTGCTACGGTGGTCCTATAGCGGCAAGCGTGGGCTTAGCAGTTGCAGCTCGCAACACGGGTGCACGGCACGTGTGCATAGTCCCGGATGAAAAGTCGAGGGTGCGGTACATAGAGGCCTTGGCGGAGATGGGGGTGTCTCCGCCGCCGGAGGTGGTGGCGGGGGAGGCGGAGGAGGCGGTGTCGCGGCTGGCGGGGCTGGACTTTCTGCTGGTGGATTGCAAGAGGAGGGAGTTCGCTAGGGTTCTAAGGGTGGCCAAAGTTAGTCCTAAAGGAGCAGTTTTAGCATGCAAGAATGCATGGCAGAGAAATTCGCGTGGCGGGTTCAGATGGAGCGTGGTGCTTCAAAGGGGTGTGCGAGTGGTTAGGTCAGTGTTCCTCCCTGTTGGGAAGGGTTTGGATATTGCATACATAGGAGGTAGTAGAAGCGGTGCACCAccacctccaccaccacaaAAAACCGCTTCAAATGGTGGTCCTTGCCGTTGGATCAAGCACATAGACCAACAATCTGGAGAAGAACACCTCTTCAGAGAGTGA
- the LOC108347344 gene encoding uncharacterized protein LOC108347344 isoform X2: MAAGFNTKFIVESWCYGGPIAASVGLAVAARNTGARHVCIVPDEKSRVRYIEALAEMGVSPPPEVVAGEAEEAVSRLAGLDFLLVDCKRREFARVLRVAKVSPKGAVLACKNAWQRNSRGGFRWSVVLQRGVRVVRSVFLPVGKGLDIAYIGGSRSGAPPPPPPQKTASNGGPCRWIKHIDQQSGEEHLFRE, encoded by the coding sequence ATGGCTGCAGGATTTAACACAAAGTTCATAGTGGAATCATGGTGCTACGGTGGTCCTATAGCGGCAAGCGTGGGCTTAGCAGTTGCAGCTCGCAACACGGGTGCACGGCACGTGTGCATAGTCCCGGATGAAAAGTCGAGGGTGCGGTACATAGAGGCCTTGGCGGAGATGGGGGTGTCTCCGCCGCCGGAGGTGGTGGCGGGGGAGGCGGAGGAGGCGGTGTCGCGGCTGGCGGGGCTGGACTTTCTGCTGGTGGATTGCAAGAGGAGGGAGTTCGCTAGGGTTCTAAGGGTGGCCAAAGTTAGTCCTAAAGGAGCAGTTTTAGCATGCAAGAATGCATGGCAGAGAAATTCGCGTGGCGGGTTCAGATGGAGCGTGGTGCTTCAAAGGGGTGTGCGAGTGGTTAGGTCAGTGTTCCTCCCTGTTGGGAAGGGTTTGGATATTGCATACATAGGAGGTAGTAGAAGCGGTGCACCAccacctccaccaccacaaAAAACCGCTTCAAATGGTGGTCCTTGCCGTTGGATCAAGCACATAGACCAACAATCTGGAGAAGAACACCTCTTCAGAGAGTGA